In a single window of the Drosophila miranda strain MSH22 chromosome XL, D.miranda_PacBio2.1, whole genome shotgun sequence genome:
- the LOC108155693 gene encoding F-box-like/WD repeat-containing protein TBL1XR1, producing the protein MSFSSDEVNFLVYRYLQESGFLHSAYVFGIESNVVRTNINGSLVPPAALLTILQKGLLYTEVEWSVGTDGEVGRLIEGLSLINAVMPDAKGPKATGSTSTAESNPESGSRGSAASPSGSRGNKNPQASESSNANATSIDDSSPSTSKKAVAVSTFYPKKAGKPSIDAAYTAPDHSPASSETDFSAGGSPVPLEPMEIVGSVEIPESEACALRGHEGEVFICAWNPNRDLLASGSGDSTARIWNMTGSKAHSSQLVLRHCIETDGAQFTSNKDVTSLDWNCDGSLLATGSYDGYARIWKTDGSLTLTLGQHKGPIFALKWNKYGNYIVSAGVDKTTIIWDASTGKCTQQFAFHSGPALDVDWQTSQVFASCSTDQRIFVCRLGETEPLKTFCGHTNEVNAIKWCPQGLLLASCSDDLTVKIWSMNRDRCCQDLLAHSKEINTIKWSPTGPSTNNPNMNLVLASASFDSTVRLWDVERGSCIYTLSKHTEPVYSVAFSPDGKHLASGSFDKCVHIWSTQTGKLVHSYKGTGGIFEVCWNSDGSRVGASASDGDVFVLDLRKL; encoded by the coding sequence ATGAGTTTTTCCAGCGACGAGGTGAACTTCCTGGTTTACCGATACCTGCAGGAGTCGGGTTTCCTGCACTCCGCCTACGTGTTCGGCATTGAGTCGAACGTAGTGCGGACCAACATCAATGGAAGCCTGGTGCCGCCGGCTGCCCTGCTAACCATCCTCCAGAAGGGCCTCCTCTACACAGAGGTGGAGTGGAGTGTGGGCACGGACGGAGAGGTGGGACGTCTCATTGAAGGCCTTTCCCTGATTAATGCTGTGATGCCGGATGCTAAAGGGCCCAAGGCGACGGGGAGCACCAGCACCGCAGAGTCCAACCCGGAGAGCGGTTCCAGGGGAAGTGCCGCATCCCCTAGCGGCTCCAGAGGCAACAAAAATCCACAAGCCAGTGAGTCGAGCAATGCGAATGCAACTAGCATAGACGACTCCAGCCCGTCCACATCCAAAAAAGCCGTCGCGGTCTCGACTTTCTATCCAAAAAAGGCGGGAAAACCCAGCATAGACGCGGCGTACACAGCCCCAGACCACAGCCCAGCTTCGAGTGAGACCGACTTTTCTGCGGGCGGCAGTCCTGTGCCCCTCGAGCCAATGGAGATAGTCGGGAGCGTTGAGATTCCGGAGTCCGAAGCGTGCGCTCTGCGCGGCCACGAGGGCGAGGTGTTCATCTGCGCCTGGAATCCCAACCGGGACCTGCTGGCCAGTGGCTCGGGCGATAGCACTGCCCGCATCTGGAACATGACCGGATCGAAAGCCCACTCCAGTCAGCTGGTGCTGAGGCACTGTATAGAGACAGACGGGGCGCAGTTTACGAGTAACAAGGATGTCACATCCCTGGACTGGAATTGCGACGGTTCGCTGTTGGCTACAGGCAGCTATGATGGCTATGCGCGCATCTGGAAGACAGATGGAAGCCTGACTTTGACGCTGGGTCAGCACAAGGGGCCGATCTTCGCACTCAAGTGGAACAAATACGGGAATTACATTGTCTCCGCCGGAGTGGACAAGACGACGATCATCTGGGATGCGAGCACGGGCAAGTGCACGCAACAATTCGCCTTTCACAGTGGCCCGGCCCTGGACGTCGACTGGCAGACGAGTCAGGTCTTTGCCTCTTGCAGTACAGATCAGAGGATATTCGTGTGTCGGCTGGGCGAGACAGAGCCGCTCAAAACTTTCTGTGGGCACACCAACGAGGTGAACGCCATCAAGTGGTGCCCGCAGGGCCTGCTGCTGGCCTCCTGCTCGGATGACTTGACTGTGAAGATCTGGAGCATGAATCGGGATCGGTGCTGCCAGGACCTGTTGGCCCATTCCAAGGAGATAAACACTATCAAGTGGTCACCCACAGGGCCGAGCACGAACAATCCCAACATGAACCTTGTACTCGCCTCGGCCTCCTTCGACTCCACGGTTCGCCTGTGGGACGTGGAGCGCGGCAGCTGCATATACACGCTCAGCAAGCACACGGAGCCCGTCTACTCCGTGGCCTTCAGTCCCGACGGCAAGCACCTTGCCTCGGGCAGCTTCGACAAGTGCGTGCACATCTGGAGCACCCAGACTGGAAAGCTGGTGCACAGCTACAAGGGCACCGGCGGGATCTTCGAGGTCTGCTGGAACTCCGATGGCAGCAGGGTGGGTGCCAGTGCCTCGGACGGCGATGTCTTTGTCCTGGATCTGCGCAAGTTATGA
- the LOC108155680 gene encoding arginine/serine-rich coiled-coil protein 2 isoform X2 produces MEALVNYSSEDDQDDAGYQIREPQPRQRQVRPKEKEKEKEKEKEREKERDRDRNREKEKRDIDRSRDRERDRDRDNSKGAHRHNRTKEIKQSHRDKDKDRDREREPERERDKDHDRHGNRDRDRDRERGDHRRENISGRHLHHSKDQRYSDTSRSHISSSSSSANAASHKSQRRSYDDRSRRRRGSRSRSRTPTGTPPPPGRRRHHQPSGSGTGLSSASSSRKYRARDSSSRSRSPLEPGGTGGRPKKPSGEELLPRAGNQGAVNAGSASGPGLMLLKPLSSPGSAVAVAAMKAKAAIQGATGTGGGGLLPTPNYSTNIPSLMSLAVPPVTNAPIRPMGIPPIMTMPPIQAMSPVKPIQLPSYYNPGIINANRYAEQQQKRKLLWGSKKSDPPANKWGNAHFSQDSDGKVASKFMRLMGIKNAGGGGGNSSADDVADGREHGELGDASNGSAVGAAVEDAGAGEATATAAVGGAGVPADVEQRQRMFSNMEQQYEMARAATHTMRGVGLGFGSQPRTF; encoded by the exons GAGCCCCAGCCGCGACAGCGCCAGGTGCGGCcaaaggagaaggagaaagaaaaggaaaaagagaaagagagggaaaaGGAGCGCGACCGAGATCGGAACAGGGAGAAGGAAAAGCGCGATATCGACCGCAGCCGGGACAGGGAACGTGACAGGGACAGGGATAACAGCAAG GGCGCCCATCGCCACAATCGCACCAAAGAGATTAAGCAAAGCCACAGGGATAAGGACAAGGACAGGGATCGCGAGCGTGAGCCAGAGCGAGAGCGGGACAAGGACCACGATCGCCATGGTAACCGTGACCGTGATCGCGATCGTGAAAGAGGCGATCACCGCCGTGAAAATATCAGCGGACGACATCTGCATCACAGCAAGGATCAGCGATACAGCGACACCTCACGCTCACACATCTCATCTTCATCCTCGTCTGCCAACGCAGCCTCGCACAAATCTCAGCGTCGCTCTTATGACGACCGCAGTCGACGGCGCCGAGGCTCGCGTTCCAGATCCCGCACGCCGACAGGGACACCACCGCCGCCCGGCCGCCGCCGCCATCATCAGCCATCAGGATCTGGGACAGGACTGTCCTCAGCATCGTCATCACGCAAGTACCGGGCACGCGACTCCAGTAGCCGCTCCAGGTCGCCGCTGGAGCCGGGGGGCACTGGCGGACGCCCAAAGAAACCAAGCGGCGAGGAGCTACTGCCCCGTGCTGGTAATCAAGGTGCTGTGAATGCAGGCAGTGCCTCTGGACCTGGACTGATGCTCCTCAAACCGCTCTCCTCCCCGGGATCAGCAGTCGCTGTGGCAGCTATGAAAGCAAAGGCCGCCATTCAGGGCGCAACAGGAACAGGAGGTGGAGGACTGCTGCCCACGCCCAACTACTCAACAAATATACCCTCACTGATGTCCCTGGCCGTGCCGCCAGTGACCAACGCCCCCATCAGACCGATGGGAATACCCCCCATTATGACCATGCCGCCCATCCAGGCCATGTCGCCCGTGAAGCCCATCCAGCTGCCGAGCTACTACAATCCGGGCATCATCAATGCCAATCGGTAcgcggagcagcagcagaagcgcAAGTTGCTGTGGGGCTCAAAGAAGAGTGATCCTCCGGCCAACAAGTGGGGCAACGCGCACTTCTCGCAGGACTCGGACGGAAAGGTCGCTTCCAAATTTATGCGGCTGATGGGCATCAAGAATgccggcggtggcggcggcaacAGCAGTGCAGATGACGTGGCGGACGGGCGAGAACACGGCGAGCTGGGAGATGCTAGCAACGGCAGCGCTGTCGGAGCAGCTGTCGAGGATGCTGGCGCTGGCGAAGCGACAGCGACGGCGGCTGTAGGGGGAGCTGGTGTACCTGCCGATGTGGAGCAGCGCCAGCGTATGTTTTCCAATATGGAGCAACAGTACGAGATGGCGCGTGCAGCCACACACACTATGCGAGGCGTCGGCCTGGGCTTTGGCTCCCAGCCGCGCACCTTCTAA